A genomic region of Capra hircus breed San Clemente chromosome 21, ASM170441v1, whole genome shotgun sequence contains the following coding sequences:
- the BDKRB1 gene encoding B1 bradykinin receptor, whose translation MASWALLELQTPNQSQPLSLNATSCDEAWEAWALLHRVLPTCILSICLCGLLGNLFVLSVFLVARRRLNAAEIYLANLAASDLVFVLGLPFWAENIRNEFNWPFGALLCRLVNGVIKANLFISIFLVVAISQDRYCALVYPMASRRRRRRRWAQGTCLLIWAVGALLSLPTFLLRSIKAVPELNVSACVLRYPHDAWPFARMVELTLLSFLLPLAAIVFFNYHILAALRGRREISRMRCGGPRDGRTTALILTLVSAFLLCWAPYHFFAFLEFLFQVRAVRGCFWENFIDLGLQCANFFAFVNSCLNPVIYVFWGQLFRTKVWELYKQCIPGSLTPVASSHRKEILQLFWRN comes from the coding sequence ATGGCGTCCTGGGCCCTCCTGGAGCTCCAGACTCCCAACCAGAGCCAGCCCCTGTCCCTGAATGCCACGTCCTGTGACGAAGCTTGGGAAGCCTGGGCCCTGCTGCACCGAGTGTTGCCCACCTGCATCCTCTCCATCTGCCTCTGCGGGCTGCTGGGGAACCTCTTCGTGCTGTCCGTCTTCCTCGTGGCCCGACGGCGTCTGAACGCGGCCGAAATCTACCTGGCCAACCTGGCGGCTTCTGACCTGGTGTTCGTCTTGGGCTTGCCCTTCTGGGCGGAGAACATCCGGAATGAATTCAACTGGCCTTTCGGAGCGCTCCTTTGCCGCCTGGTCAACGGCGTCATCAAGGCCAACCTCTTCATCAGCATCTTCCTGGTCGTGGCCATCAGCCAGGACCGCTACTGTGCACTGGTGTATCCCATGGCCAgccggaggcggcggcggcggcggtgggccCAGGGTACCTGTCTGCTCATCTGGGCTGTGGGGGCCCTCCTGAGTCTCCCCACGTTCCTGCTGCGCTCCATCAAGGCTGTGCCGGAGTTGAATGTCTCCGCCTGTGTGCTGCGGTACCCCCACGACGCCTGGCCCTTTGCAAGGATGGTGGAGTTAACCCTGCTGAGTTTTCTCCTCCCCTTGGCTGCGATCGTTTTCTTCAACTATCACATCCTGGCAGCCCTGCGGGGGAGGCGGGAGATCAGCAGGATGAGGTGTGGAGGGCCTAGGGATGGTAGGACCACCGCCCTGATCCTCACCCTCGTGTCTGCCTTCCTGCTCTGCTGGGCGCCCTACCACTTCTTTGCCTTCCTGGAATTTCTGTTCCAGGTGAGGGCTGTCAGAGGCTGCTTCTGGGAGAATTTCATCGATCTGGGCCTGCAGTGTGCCAACTTCTTTGCTTTCGTCAACAGCTGCCTGAATCCAGTGATTTATGTCTTTTGGGGCCAGCTTTTCAGAACCAAAGTCTGGGAACTTTATAAACAATGCATTCCTGGGAGTCTGACTCCGGTAGCCTCGTCTCATAGGAAAGAGATCCTCCAACTTTTCTGGCGGAATTAA